One stretch of Bactrocera tryoni isolate S06 unplaced genomic scaffold, CSIRO_BtryS06_freeze2 scaffold_7, whole genome shotgun sequence DNA includes these proteins:
- the LOC120781553 gene encoding uncharacterized protein LOC120781553 encodes MACFIAEHNLSFNIASHLNKLICAVCPDSKIAEQLSISRTKARAIIVIVTGQTAEKHIIEMLQNNCFALLVDESTDKSTIKHLALVARIVKLDFSVEDRFLTLIPIVDGTATALYGKIVEYFVEKNIPYKSNMIGFASDGANVMFGDKHSLVTLFKNDIPHIFTMKGICHSFNLCASYACEKLPRGVEDFCRDVYNHVQNSPKRIGDFKTFQAFTNIKPHKLLHPSHTRWLSLIEVVNRFLEQLPAIKLYFQAAVHINMDADMPAAPTPTTRSAVNGPRQAAAPVAAPRTTTPTVPRSGTAALPSTPTLVADPQRRRCPLCRRPHRLPQCVIFKGLPPQQRQLVVQAHGHCLNCLTPVHQTHECTSGNLCQICMRPHHTMLHRAPGNDTSQPPAGRNRGAVQRPPLRRDARPRRTIGPSSSCARRPHNGASTRRQQQRPRPRRTSGLSSVVATLQQLQRILG; translated from the exons ATGGCCTGCTTTATTGCTGAGCATAATCTGTCTTTTAACATAGCATCTCATTTGAATAAATTGATTTGCGCTGTATGTCCAGATTCGAAAATTGCCGAGCAATTATCTATAAGCCGCACAAAAGCTAGagctattattgttattgtaactGGGCAGACAGCTGAAAAACATATAATAGAGATGTTACAGAACAATTGCTTTGCATTACTTGTTGACGAAAGCACAGATAAATCTACGATAAAACATTTAGCGCTTGTCGCTAGAATAGTAAAATTAGATTTCAGCGTTGAAGATAGATTTCTGACTTTAATACCAATCGTAGATGGTACAGCAACAGCGTTGTATGGCAAAATAGtagaatattttgttgaaaaaaatattccttacaaATCAAACATGATAGGCTTTGCTTCTGATGGCGCTAACGTTATGTTTGGAGATAAACATTCATTGGTAACTTTGTTTAAAAATGACATACCTCACATTTTTACTATGAAGGGCATTTGTCATTCTTTTAACCTATGCGCATCATACGCATGTGAGAAATTGCCAAGGGGCGTGGAAGATTTCTGTAGAGACGTATATAATCATGTACAAAATTCACCGAAACGTATTGGAgatttcaaaacatttcaagCATTCACAAATATTAAACCACACAAATTACTCCACCCTAGCCACACCAGATGGTTGTCGCTTATTGAGGTAGTAAATAGGTTTCTGGAACAATTACCAgctataaaattgtattttcaagCTGCAGTTCAT ATCAATATGGATGCAGACATGCCAGCAGCCCCGACACCAACCACTCGTTCGGCTGTCAATGGGCCACGCCAAGCGGCTGCCCCAGTTGCAGCGCCCCGAACAACCACCCCAACGGTGCCTCGGAGTGGAACGGCCGCATTGCCGTCAACACCCACGCTTGTCGCTGACCCACAACGCCGTAGATGTCCCCTATGTCGTCGACCCCACCGGCTGCCACAATGCGTCATTTTTAAGGGATTGCCACCTCAACAACGCCAGTTGGTCGTGCAGGCGCACGGCCATTGTCTCAATTGCCTGACGCCTGTCCACCAAACTCACGAGTGTACATCCGGCAATCTCTGCCAAATTTGTATGCGTCCGCATCACACTATGTTGCACCGTGCACCTGGGAATGACACCAGCCAACCTCCTGCCGGCCGCAACCGCGGCGCAGTACAACGACCGCCATTACGCCGGGATGCACGGCCCCGTCGAACCATAGGGCCATCATCCTCCTGTGCCCGGCGGCCACATAATGGGGCGTCCACACGACGCCAGCAACAACGACCGCGTCCGCGTCGCACCTCAGGCCTCAGCAGCGTCGTAGCCACTCTGCAGCAGCTTCAAAGGATTCTAGGctga